Proteins encoded within one genomic window of Thalassophryne amazonica chromosome 23, fThaAma1.1, whole genome shotgun sequence:
- the ift46 gene encoding intraflagellar transport protein 46 homolog isoform X1 encodes MERADQLRGTRLVKNQPYDESLDIVDSEEVASIYSPTPRSQYQVTGHSSPFRQALEGPRVLTCPVSAFQAESRKMGMKGRGIMSANSSSDESGSTPKKAKDATCGHAGASPKEEEDEEDDSDEEETDDDDDDDDEPSEAPEGAYDPAEYTNLPVSTEIKDLFQYITRYNPQSIDLEHSLKPFIPDFIPAVGDIDAFLKVPRPDGKADSLGLVVLDEPSVKQSDPRVLSLWLSEETKQHGPTEAKVTSVASPQMDMRAVDDWVESIGALHRSKPPPSVHYVRPMPDIDSLMQEWPAEMEQALERLRLPPARLDCSLTQYADLVCSLLDIPVYGSRIQSLHLLFCLYLDSQHIARRE; translated from the exons ATGGAGCGGGCCGACCAGCTGAGGGGGACCAGGCTGGTGAAGAACCAGCCCTATGATGAGAGCCTGGATATCGTGGACTCCGAGGAAGTGGCCAGCATCTACAGTCCGACTCCCCGCAGCCAGTATCAGGTAACAGGTCACAGCTCACCCTTCAGGCAGGCTTTGGAGGGTCCACGTGTTCTCACTTGTCCCGTCTCCGCCTTTCAGGCAGAATCCAGGAAGATGGGCATGAAGGGGCGTGGCATAATGTCAGCCAACAGTAGCAGCGACGAAAGTGGCAGCACGCCCAAAAAAGCCAAAGATGCGACCTGTGGGCATGCTGGGGCAAGTCCTAAAgaagaggaggatgaggaggatgaTTCTGATGAAGAAGAgactgatgatgacgatgatgacgaCGATGAACCCAGTGAGGCCCCAGAGGGGGCGTATGACCCTGCAGAATACACCAACCTGCCCGTCAGCACAGAGATCAAAGACCTGTTCCAGTACATCACAcg ATATAATCCTCAGTCCATAGACCTGGAGCACAGCCTGAAACCCTTCATTCCGGACTTCATCCCCGCCGTTGGTGACATCGACGCCTTCCTGAAG GTGCCGCGGCCTGACGGTAAAGCAGACAGCCTGGGTTTGGTGGTTTTGGATGAGCCCAGCGTAAAGCAGTCAGATCCCAGAGTGCTGTCCCTGTGGCTGTCTGAGGAGACCAAACAACACGGCCCCACTGAG GCCAAGGTGACGAGCGTGGCATCTCCGCAGATGGACATGCGGGCCGTGGATGATTGGGTGGAGAGCATTGGTGCGCTGCACCGTTCCAAACCTCCGCCCAGCGTGCATTATGTCCGTCCCATGCCGGACATTGACAGCCTGATGCAGGAGTGGCCAGCTGAAATGGAGCAGGCGCTGGAGCGACTGCGGCTGCCACCGGCCCGCCTGGACTGCAGCCTGACCCAGTACGCCGACCTAGTCTGCAGTCTGCTGGACATCCCCGTGTACGGCAGCAGGATCCAGTCTCTGCACCTACTGTTCTGCCTCTATCTGGACTCTCAGCACATTGCGCGCAGGGAGTAG
- the ift46 gene encoding intraflagellar transport protein 46 homolog isoform X2, translated as MERADQLRGTRLVKNQPYDESLDIVDSEEVASIYSPTPRSQYQAESRKMGMKGRGIMSANSSSDESGSTPKKAKDATCGHAGASPKEEEDEEDDSDEEETDDDDDDDDEPSEAPEGAYDPAEYTNLPVSTEIKDLFQYITRYNPQSIDLEHSLKPFIPDFIPAVGDIDAFLKVPRPDGKADSLGLVVLDEPSVKQSDPRVLSLWLSEETKQHGPTEAKVTSVASPQMDMRAVDDWVESIGALHRSKPPPSVHYVRPMPDIDSLMQEWPAEMEQALERLRLPPARLDCSLTQYADLVCSLLDIPVYGSRIQSLHLLFCLYLDSQHIARRE; from the exons ATGGAGCGGGCCGACCAGCTGAGGGGGACCAGGCTGGTGAAGAACCAGCCCTATGATGAGAGCCTGGATATCGTGGACTCCGAGGAAGTGGCCAGCATCTACAGTCCGACTCCCCGCAGCCAGTATCAG GCAGAATCCAGGAAGATGGGCATGAAGGGGCGTGGCATAATGTCAGCCAACAGTAGCAGCGACGAAAGTGGCAGCACGCCCAAAAAAGCCAAAGATGCGACCTGTGGGCATGCTGGGGCAAGTCCTAAAgaagaggaggatgaggaggatgaTTCTGATGAAGAAGAgactgatgatgacgatgatgacgaCGATGAACCCAGTGAGGCCCCAGAGGGGGCGTATGACCCTGCAGAATACACCAACCTGCCCGTCAGCACAGAGATCAAAGACCTGTTCCAGTACATCACAcg ATATAATCCTCAGTCCATAGACCTGGAGCACAGCCTGAAACCCTTCATTCCGGACTTCATCCCCGCCGTTGGTGACATCGACGCCTTCCTGAAG GTGCCGCGGCCTGACGGTAAAGCAGACAGCCTGGGTTTGGTGGTTTTGGATGAGCCCAGCGTAAAGCAGTCAGATCCCAGAGTGCTGTCCCTGTGGCTGTCTGAGGAGACCAAACAACACGGCCCCACTGAG GCCAAGGTGACGAGCGTGGCATCTCCGCAGATGGACATGCGGGCCGTGGATGATTGGGTGGAGAGCATTGGTGCGCTGCACCGTTCCAAACCTCCGCCCAGCGTGCATTATGTCCGTCCCATGCCGGACATTGACAGCCTGATGCAGGAGTGGCCAGCTGAAATGGAGCAGGCGCTGGAGCGACTGCGGCTGCCACCGGCCCGCCTGGACTGCAGCCTGACCCAGTACGCCGACCTAGTCTGCAGTCTGCTGGACATCCCCGTGTACGGCAGCAGGATCCAGTCTCTGCACCTACTGTTCTGCCTCTATCTGGACTCTCAGCACATTGCGCGCAGGGAGTAG
- the ift46 gene encoding intraflagellar transport protein 46 homolog isoform X3, with protein sequence MGMKGRGIMSANSSSDESGSTPKKAKDATCGHAGASPKEEEDEEDDSDEEETDDDDDDDDEPSEAPEGAYDPAEYTNLPVSTEIKDLFQYITRYNPQSIDLEHSLKPFIPDFIPAVGDIDAFLKVPRPDGKADSLGLVVLDEPSVKQSDPRVLSLWLSEETKQHGPTEAKVTSVASPQMDMRAVDDWVESIGALHRSKPPPSVHYVRPMPDIDSLMQEWPAEMEQALERLRLPPARLDCSLTQYADLVCSLLDIPVYGSRIQSLHLLFCLYLDSQHIARRE encoded by the exons ATGGGCATGAAGGGGCGTGGCATAATGTCAGCCAACAGTAGCAGCGACGAAAGTGGCAGCACGCCCAAAAAAGCCAAAGATGCGACCTGTGGGCATGCTGGGGCAAGTCCTAAAgaagaggaggatgaggaggatgaTTCTGATGAAGAAGAgactgatgatgacgatgatgacgaCGATGAACCCAGTGAGGCCCCAGAGGGGGCGTATGACCCTGCAGAATACACCAACCTGCCCGTCAGCACAGAGATCAAAGACCTGTTCCAGTACATCACAcg ATATAATCCTCAGTCCATAGACCTGGAGCACAGCCTGAAACCCTTCATTCCGGACTTCATCCCCGCCGTTGGTGACATCGACGCCTTCCTGAAG GTGCCGCGGCCTGACGGTAAAGCAGACAGCCTGGGTTTGGTGGTTTTGGATGAGCCCAGCGTAAAGCAGTCAGATCCCAGAGTGCTGTCCCTGTGGCTGTCTGAGGAGACCAAACAACACGGCCCCACTGAG GCCAAGGTGACGAGCGTGGCATCTCCGCAGATGGACATGCGGGCCGTGGATGATTGGGTGGAGAGCATTGGTGCGCTGCACCGTTCCAAACCTCCGCCCAGCGTGCATTATGTCCGTCCCATGCCGGACATTGACAGCCTGATGCAGGAGTGGCCAGCTGAAATGGAGCAGGCGCTGGAGCGACTGCGGCTGCCACCGGCCCGCCTGGACTGCAGCCTGACCCAGTACGCCGACCTAGTCTGCAGTCTGCTGGACATCCCCGTGTACGGCAGCAGGATCCAGTCTCTGCACCTACTGTTCTGCCTCTATCTGGACTCTCAGCACATTGCGCGCAGGGAGTAG